The Spirosoma radiotolerans genome has a window encoding:
- a CDS encoding lysophospholipid acyltransferase family protein, with translation MIFFRLLSRLPLPVLYGISDVLSFLLLHVIRYRRAVILENLRLSFPEKSPDEIKQIARGFYRNLSDLIVETIKQPSLPPEFFQQHIHFPNIDLIQSRILAGQTIIGMSSHQANWEWIPAALVLSKMPVDSIYKPLTNPFFEKLLLHIRSHLGPVPTSMHLLPRQMVIRKHIPRIIGLISDQVPDVPEQAYWTDFLHRDSPFYPGSERLARSRKLAVFFFDIVRVRRSYYEVTFRLIAEPPYEDLPLGAIMEGYRDVLEASIRRNPSDWLWSHKRWKHWRGKYPSISVKLE, from the coding sequence ATGATCTTTTTCCGACTGCTATCGCGTTTGCCACTTCCGGTATTATATGGCATTTCCGATGTTTTGTCCTTCCTTCTGCTACACGTAATCCGCTATCGTAGAGCCGTTATCCTGGAAAATTTGAGGCTTTCTTTCCCGGAGAAATCGCCGGATGAGATTAAACAGATTGCCAGAGGATTTTATCGAAACCTCTCTGACCTGATCGTTGAAACCATCAAACAACCCAGTTTACCCCCTGAATTCTTTCAGCAACACATCCACTTTCCGAATATCGACCTGATCCAGTCGAGAATTTTAGCGGGTCAAACCATCATTGGCATGAGTTCTCACCAGGCAAACTGGGAATGGATTCCGGCAGCCCTGGTCCTCAGCAAAATGCCAGTCGATAGTATCTACAAACCCCTGACCAATCCATTTTTCGAGAAATTACTGCTTCACATTCGGTCGCATTTGGGCCCAGTTCCTACATCGATGCATCTGCTGCCTCGCCAGATGGTCATTCGTAAGCACATTCCGCGGATTATTGGCCTCATCTCCGACCAAGTGCCCGATGTACCTGAACAAGCCTATTGGACTGATTTTTTACATCGAGACTCCCCTTTCTATCCTGGTTCCGAGCGGCTGGCCCGAAGTCGGAAACTGGCTGTGTTCTTCTTTGATATTGTTCGTGTGCGCCGGAGTTACTATGAAGTGACATTCCGGCTCATTGCAGAGCCCCCTTATGAGGATCTCCCATTAGGGGCCATCATGGAAGGTTATCGGGATGTGCTGGAAGCCTCCATCCGCCGGAATCCATCTGACTGGTTATGGTCGCACAAGCGCTGGAAACATTGGCGAGGAAAATATCCTAGTATCAGCGTTAAACTGGAATAA
- a CDS encoding GMC oxidoreductase: protein MDIPQIKKAPLTYDVAIVGSGAGGGMAAYMLAKAGAKVVLLEAGGYYDPADPKYITQLKWPWESPRRGASTAARSGGDFDAAWGGWDIDGEPYSAKSGTEFGWFRSRMLGGRTNHWGRISMRFGPDDFRRRSLSGVGDDWPIGYDDLKPYYDQVDRLIGVFGSVENYPNEPDGIFLPPPKPRLHELMIRKGAQSIGIPVIPSRLSILTKPINKDRGSCFYCHQCNRGCQAYADFSASSVLCIPAVKTGNVTLINGAMVREVLTDPQTGLATGVSYVNNRTLEEVTVRAKAVMLGASTCESARILLNSKSSRFPNGLANSSGVVGKYLNDSTGASRSGFIPALMDRKRYNEDGVGGMHVFTPWWLDNKKLDFPRGYHIEYGGGMGMPGYGFGGGIESMNNLVPGRDGKMKTGGGYGASLKDDYRRFYGAYISMSGRGEPVPLETNYCDIDPNTVDKYGIPTLRFHYKWSDYEVKQAKHMQDTFEEIIHSMGGIALGPKPGPNTAHGYGLAAPGRIIHEVGTVRMGNDPQKSALNKYQQAHDVKNLFVVDAAPFVTQGDKNVTWTILASAMRTSQYYIDQVKAKSL, encoded by the coding sequence ATGGACATTCCACAGATTAAAAAGGCTCCACTCACGTACGACGTAGCCATTGTCGGCTCGGGTGCAGGGGGCGGTATGGCCGCCTACATGCTTGCCAAAGCCGGTGCCAAAGTTGTTCTGCTCGAAGCAGGCGGCTACTACGACCCGGCTGATCCTAAATACATTACTCAGTTGAAATGGCCCTGGGAATCACCCCGCCGTGGTGCCAGTACGGCGGCTCGGTCTGGCGGAGACTTCGACGCGGCCTGGGGTGGTTGGGACATCGATGGAGAGCCCTATTCGGCTAAATCAGGTACTGAATTTGGTTGGTTTCGGTCCAGAATGCTGGGGGGACGCACTAATCACTGGGGTCGTATTTCCATGCGCTTCGGCCCCGATGATTTCCGGCGTCGTTCTTTGTCAGGTGTTGGCGACGACTGGCCAATTGGCTACGACGACCTTAAACCCTATTACGATCAGGTAGACCGGCTGATTGGCGTTTTTGGCTCCGTTGAGAACTATCCGAATGAACCTGACGGTATCTTTCTGCCACCACCCAAGCCACGCCTGCATGAGTTGATGATTCGAAAAGGCGCTCAAAGCATTGGTATTCCGGTTATTCCCTCGCGCTTGAGTATCCTAACTAAGCCGATTAACAAAGACCGAGGCTCCTGTTTTTATTGCCACCAGTGTAACCGGGGCTGTCAGGCATATGCTGATTTTTCAGCCTCATCGGTGTTATGTATTCCAGCCGTGAAGACAGGCAACGTAACCCTGATCAATGGGGCTATGGTCCGTGAAGTCTTAACCGATCCGCAAACTGGTCTGGCTACAGGAGTGAGCTACGTAAACAACCGCACACTGGAAGAAGTGACCGTCCGGGCGAAAGCGGTGATGCTGGGCGCCAGTACCTGCGAATCAGCCCGAATTCTGCTTAACTCCAAGTCTTCCCGTTTTCCCAACGGACTGGCTAACAGCAGTGGCGTGGTCGGTAAATACCTGAATGACTCCACTGGAGCCAGCCGTTCCGGATTCATTCCAGCGTTGATGGACCGTAAACGCTACAATGAAGATGGCGTTGGTGGTATGCACGTTTTCACACCCTGGTGGCTCGATAACAAGAAATTAGATTTTCCCCGAGGGTATCATATCGAGTACGGTGGTGGAATGGGTATGCCGGGCTACGGCTTTGGTGGCGGCATCGAATCCATGAATAACCTGGTGCCCGGCCGTGATGGCAAAATGAAAACGGGTGGCGGTTACGGGGCCAGCCTGAAAGATGACTACCGGCGGTTTTACGGTGCCTACATAAGCATGTCGGGCCGGGGTGAGCCGGTTCCCCTCGAAACCAATTACTGCGATATTGACCCCAATACCGTTGATAAATACGGCATTCCAACCCTACGTTTCCACTACAAATGGTCGGACTATGAGGTGAAGCAGGCTAAACACATGCAAGATACTTTCGAGGAAATTATTCATTCGATGGGTGGCATTGCGTTGGGTCCGAAACCAGGCCCCAATACGGCACATGGCTATGGCCTGGCCGCGCCCGGGCGAATTATTCACGAAGTAGGCACCGTTCGCATGGGCAACGACCCGCAGAAGTCAGCCCTTAATAAGTACCAGCAAGCGCACGATGTCAAAAACCTATTCGTCGTTGATGCCGCTCCTTTTGTTACACAGGGAGACAAAAATGTAACGTGGACGATCCTGGCTAGTGCCATGCGTACATCGCAATATTATATTGATCAGGTGAAGGCAAAGAGCCTGTAA
- a CDS encoding MmcQ/YjbR family DNA-binding protein → MNTETLRDYCIGKPHATESFPFGGDALVFKVGGKMFALLATESQPTTINLKCDPERAVQLREEHSAVTPGYHMNKTHWNTITLNGHVRTADIQEWIDHSYELVKKSLPKAIQAELI, encoded by the coding sequence ATGAATACAGAAACCCTGCGCGACTATTGTATTGGCAAACCACATGCTACAGAGTCGTTTCCATTTGGTGGCGACGCTCTGGTTTTTAAAGTAGGCGGTAAGATGTTTGCGTTGTTGGCGACCGAAAGTCAGCCAACAACGATCAACTTAAAATGTGATCCGGAACGAGCCGTTCAACTACGGGAAGAACATTCCGCTGTAACACCCGGTTACCACATGAACAAGACGCATTGGAACACAATCACGCTAAATGGGCACGTTCGGACAGCCGATATTCAGGAGTGGATCGACCACTCATACGAACTCGTTAAAAAGAGCTTACCAAAGGCTATACAGGCCGAACTAATCTAA
- a CDS encoding thioredoxin domain-containing protein, translating to MKKILLLLLVAHITLAQKAGIQFKTTPIASVFQEARRAGKPVFVEIFSPTCHTCQSFIPTLADARVGKFYNTKFLSTKLDIGLPATQAFLNSHRLFVPSLPLFLYFDPQQNLVHFAMSNNTTDEVIRHGSNALDPQARSQTMKSRYQQGERSANFLIDYAMYARVTKDTVANMAAMTEYARQQSPATYANQTNWLALQKLVLDFENPMFQYMLGHMDTYRKAYGAEPVFQVAENILMSSLFSGRGAQFPITKILQVKQDLIKIGVDPKVAANRTLLPEVNAYFRAHQTAKAADRMDNQVNTNQLTVPEYMYITRLFNRSSPDAVDAPTVVKWVNKGLALKPGPKEQADLYFELAEAYRRGGKMADAQKAAQKSMELAQASRLDTRRNVEQMGKLK from the coding sequence ATGAAGAAAATACTTCTGCTACTCCTGGTAGCTCATATTACGCTCGCCCAGAAGGCCGGTATTCAGTTTAAGACAACGCCCATTGCCAGCGTATTTCAGGAGGCTCGCCGGGCTGGTAAACCCGTATTCGTTGAAATTTTTTCGCCCACCTGCCATACCTGTCAGAGCTTTATTCCAACGTTGGCTGATGCTCGGGTTGGCAAGTTTTACAATACGAAGTTTCTGAGTACTAAGCTGGATATTGGCTTGCCGGCTACCCAGGCGTTTTTGAATAGTCATCGGTTATTTGTGCCTTCGTTGCCCTTGTTTCTGTATTTCGATCCACAGCAGAACCTGGTCCACTTTGCCATGAGCAACAACACGACAGACGAAGTGATTCGGCATGGGTCCAATGCGCTGGATCCGCAGGCACGCAGCCAAACTATGAAATCACGGTATCAGCAGGGCGAGCGGTCAGCGAATTTCCTGATTGACTACGCGATGTACGCCCGTGTTACCAAGGATACGGTAGCCAATATGGCGGCCATGACTGAGTATGCCCGGCAGCAATCACCAGCTACTTATGCCAACCAAACCAACTGGCTAGCGCTCCAAAAACTGGTGTTGGACTTTGAAAATCCGATGTTTCAGTACATGCTTGGTCACATGGACACATACCGGAAAGCGTATGGGGCCGAGCCGGTATTTCAGGTAGCTGAAAATATTTTGATGTCGTCTTTGTTTAGTGGGCGTGGGGCACAATTTCCCATCACTAAAATCTTACAGGTCAAGCAGGATTTGATTAAAATAGGCGTTGATCCGAAAGTAGCCGCCAACAGAACCCTATTGCCAGAAGTCAACGCGTATTTTCGGGCTCACCAGACCGCTAAAGCCGCTGACCGGATGGACAATCAGGTCAATACGAACCAGTTGACCGTACCTGAGTACATGTATATTACCCGGTTGTTCAACCGGTCAAGTCCCGACGCCGTAGATGCGCCTACGGTGGTGAAGTGGGTGAACAAAGGTCTTGCTTTAAAACCAGGGCCTAAAGAACAGGCTGATTTATATTTTGAGTTGGCTGAAGCCTACCGTCGGGGCGGCAAAATGGCAGATGCCCAGAAAGCAGCCCAAAAATCCATGGAACTAGCACAGGCCAGTCGGCTGGATACCCGCCGGAATGTTGAGCAGATGGGGAAACTGAAATAA
- a CDS encoding ATP-dependent Clp protease ATP-binding subunit, translating to MEAKFSNRVKEVITLSREEALRLGHDYIGTEHLLLGMIREGEGVAVGLLKKLGISLDELRVTIEQATKGTATNNVKNLANIPLTRQSEKTLKITYLEAKIFKSPLIGTEHLLLSILRDEDNVATQILNKFNVNYEVIKEMLEYQSTGSRPTMASDTDDDDNDRGMFGGSSSSSSGKDPKGTEKSRTPVLDNFGRDLTKLAEVGKLDPIVGREKEIERVAQILSRRKKNNPILIGEPGVGKTAIAEGLALRIVQKKVSRVLFGKRVVTLDLASLVAGTKYRGQFEERMKAVMNELEKSPEVILFIDELHTIVGAGGASGSLDASNMFKPALARGDIQCIGATTLDEYRQYIEKDGALARRFQMVMVDATSIDETIEILNNIKDKYEDHHHVNYTKEAIEAAVKLSERYISDRFLPDKAIDVLDEVGARVHISNITVPEDILKLEEQIENIKKEKNQVVKSQKYEEAAQLRDKEKRLIDQLDRAKQLWEEDTKKRRYTVNEENVAEVVAMMTGIPVTSVSNDEGKKLVNMGEELKGRVIGQQSAIDKLVKAIQRTRVGLKDPKKPIGSFIFLGPTGVGKTELAKVLATYLFDKDDALVRIDMSEYMEKFSVSRLVGAPPGYVGYEEGGQLTEKIRRKPYSVVLLDEIEKAHPDVFNILLQVLDDGILTDGLGRRVDFRNTIIIMTSNIGVRDLKDFGAGIGFATKKSAESQDELMKSTIQSALRKAFSPEFLNRLDDVIVFNSLLREDIHKIIDLMLGKLLGRVTNLGYTVELTEKAKDFLAEKGYDPQYGARPLSRAIQRYLEDPVAEEILKGELKEGDVILADYSGEGEVLTITVKKPEVAVE from the coding sequence ATGGAAGCAAAATTCTCAAACCGCGTTAAGGAAGTTATCACGCTGAGTCGGGAAGAAGCCTTGCGCTTAGGCCACGATTATATCGGCACAGAGCATCTGTTGCTGGGTATGATTCGTGAGGGTGAGGGTGTAGCGGTCGGGCTGCTGAAAAAACTTGGCATCTCGCTCGATGAACTCCGGGTTACGATCGAACAGGCAACGAAAGGAACGGCCACCAATAATGTGAAAAATCTGGCGAATATTCCGCTGACCCGTCAGTCGGAAAAAACGCTGAAAATCACCTACCTGGAAGCTAAAATCTTTAAGAGCCCGCTCATTGGAACGGAGCACCTGTTACTGTCGATTCTGCGCGATGAAGACAATGTCGCCACGCAGATTCTCAACAAGTTTAACGTTAATTACGAAGTCATTAAAGAGATGCTGGAATATCAATCAACGGGAAGCCGCCCCACGATGGCAAGCGATACCGACGATGATGACAATGACCGGGGGATGTTTGGTGGCAGTAGTAGTTCCAGCTCAGGAAAAGATCCTAAAGGCACCGAGAAATCGAGAACGCCCGTGCTGGATAACTTCGGCCGTGATCTGACCAAGCTTGCCGAAGTAGGCAAACTCGATCCAATTGTTGGTCGCGAAAAAGAAATTGAACGGGTCGCTCAGATTCTGAGCCGCCGGAAGAAAAATAACCCGATCCTGATTGGCGAGCCTGGCGTTGGTAAAACCGCCATCGCTGAAGGTCTTGCCCTGCGCATCGTGCAGAAAAAAGTTTCACGGGTGTTATTCGGTAAGCGTGTTGTCACCCTTGATCTTGCTTCGCTTGTGGCTGGTACCAAATACCGGGGTCAGTTTGAAGAGCGCATGAAGGCCGTGATGAACGAACTGGAAAAATCGCCGGAGGTTATCCTGTTCATCGATGAGTTACACACAATCGTTGGTGCCGGTGGTGCGTCTGGTTCGCTTGATGCATCGAATATGTTCAAACCAGCGTTAGCGCGGGGTGATATTCAATGTATTGGTGCAACGACCCTTGACGAGTATCGTCAGTATATCGAAAAAGATGGTGCGCTAGCCCGCCGTTTCCAGATGGTGATGGTCGATGCCACGTCAATCGATGAAACCATTGAAATTCTGAATAACATCAAGGATAAATACGAAGATCACCACCACGTTAACTACACCAAGGAAGCCATCGAGGCAGCGGTGAAATTATCGGAACGGTATATCTCGGATCGTTTCTTGCCGGACAAAGCCATCGATGTGCTGGACGAGGTAGGTGCTCGTGTACACATCTCGAATATCACAGTTCCTGAAGATATTCTGAAGCTCGAGGAGCAGATCGAAAATATCAAGAAGGAGAAAAATCAGGTTGTTAAAAGTCAGAAATACGAAGAAGCAGCCCAGCTTCGCGATAAGGAAAAACGCCTGATTGATCAGCTCGACCGTGCGAAACAACTTTGGGAAGAAGATACTAAGAAACGCCGTTACACGGTCAACGAAGAAAACGTTGCCGAAGTCGTAGCGATGATGACAGGTATTCCGGTCACAAGTGTATCAAACGATGAAGGTAAGAAACTTGTCAACATGGGCGAAGAACTGAAAGGCCGGGTTATCGGTCAGCAGTCGGCCATCGACAAGTTGGTGAAAGCCATTCAGCGGACACGTGTCGGTTTGAAAGATCCTAAGAAACCAATCGGTTCGTTCATCTTCCTGGGCCCAACGGGTGTTGGTAAGACGGAACTGGCCAAGGTGCTTGCCACGTATCTTTTCGACAAAGACGATGCGCTGGTACGGATCGACATGTCGGAATACATGGAGAAATTCAGTGTAAGCCGGTTAGTAGGTGCACCTCCAGGCTACGTTGGTTACGAAGAAGGTGGTCAGTTGACCGAAAAAATTCGCCGGAAGCCATATAGTGTTGTCTTGCTGGACGAAATCGAAAAAGCACACCCGGATGTGTTCAACATCCTATTGCAAGTGCTTGACGATGGAATCCTGACGGATGGCTTGGGTCGTCGGGTGGATTTCCGGAACACGATCATCATCATGACCTCTAACATTGGGGTGCGTGACCTGAAAGACTTCGGTGCGGGTATTGGTTTCGCAACCAAGAAAAGTGCCGAAAGCCAGGATGAATTGATGAAGAGTACGATTCAAAGTGCGCTTCGGAAAGCATTCTCGCCTGAGTTCCTAAACCGTCTCGACGATGTGATTGTGTTTAACTCGCTGCTTCGCGAAGACATTCACAAAATCATTGACTTGATGTTAGGCAAACTGCTGGGCCGGGTTACCAACCTTGGCTACACCGTTGAGCTGACAGAAAAGGCAAAAGACTTCCTGGCAGAGAAAGGGTATGATCCACAATATGGTGCTCGTCCATTAAGCCGCGCCATCCAGCGTTACCTCGAAGATCCCGTTGCAGAAGAGATTCTGAAAGGCGAATTGAAAGAGGGCGATGTGATCCTGGCCGACTATAGTGGCGAAGGCGAAGTGCTGACCATTACGGTGAAGAAGCCTGAAGTAGCTGTCGAATAG
- a CDS encoding tetratricopeptide repeat protein — MEVVLLSLLFVMYLTIRYFLMDHDTSADKDRKRFQKGINLVENRQFTEAHRYFDEVIRQHPKSALAYAYRGKCQLVQENYYSAIYDLTQAINRDNTLADCYLDRGIAYYYTDDYQQAFREFDKAVWHFRDEKPDAYRWRALARIQVRQLPQAENDLRRAVSLGDENSFHLLLQPPFTRPVYQK; from the coding sequence ATGGAAGTTGTACTGTTAAGTCTGCTGTTTGTGATGTATCTGACTATCCGGTATTTCCTGATGGACCACGACACGTCAGCCGACAAAGACCGAAAACGATTTCAGAAGGGAATAAACCTGGTGGAAAACCGACAATTTACGGAAGCCCATCGGTATTTTGATGAAGTTATTCGGCAGCACCCCAAGTCAGCACTTGCTTATGCCTATCGCGGGAAATGCCAACTGGTTCAGGAGAATTACTATTCGGCCATTTACGACCTAACCCAGGCCATCAACCGGGATAACACGCTGGCCGACTGCTACCTAGACCGTGGGATTGCCTACTATTACACTGACGACTACCAGCAGGCGTTTCGGGAGTTTGACAAAGCGGTCTGGCATTTTCGGGATGAAAAGCCCGACGCCTATCGCTGGCGGGCCTTAGCCCGAATTCAGGTTCGTCAGTTACCACAGGCGGAAAATGACCTCCGCCGGGCGGTGTCTTTAGGCGACGAAAACTCATTTCATCTTCTTCTTCAACCGCCTTTTACCAGGCCGGTGTATCAGAAATAA
- a CDS encoding WbqC family protein: protein MKKDKPALQERDLLIDLHYLPCIDFFSGLMQFDRVQLEAQEHYQKQSYRNRCYVQTANKVEVLTVPVQQGTHHQPIRDLRVANDQSWQLHHWRCIQAAYGKAPFFEYFVPDFEPVYQKKWTFLFDLNFALLTICLKLIRLRVNLSLTEWYDKTPPVGLFDARSKLNPRNKPETYIFHQPAVYPQNFGQEFVPNLSIIDLLFCQGPATSDVLLAGLRE, encoded by the coding sequence TTGAAAAAAGATAAACCAGCGCTTCAAGAACGAGATTTACTCATTGATCTGCATTATTTACCTTGCATCGACTTTTTTTCGGGGCTAATGCAGTTTGACCGGGTGCAGCTTGAAGCCCAGGAGCATTACCAGAAGCAAAGTTACAGAAATCGCTGCTACGTTCAGACAGCAAATAAAGTTGAAGTCCTTACGGTGCCTGTGCAGCAGGGGACGCATCATCAGCCAATTCGCGATCTGCGGGTGGCCAATGACCAGTCTTGGCAACTACATCACTGGCGATGTATACAGGCCGCTTACGGCAAGGCACCTTTTTTTGAGTACTTTGTGCCCGACTTTGAGCCCGTTTATCAGAAAAAATGGACTTTTTTGTTTGACTTGAATTTTGCGTTGCTGACAATTTGTCTGAAACTGATCCGCCTGAGGGTAAACCTGAGCCTGACAGAATGGTACGATAAAACTCCGCCGGTCGGCCTATTTGACGCCCGCTCGAAGTTAAATCCGCGAAATAAGCCGGAAACGTATATATTCCACCAGCCAGCCGTCTACCCACAGAATTTTGGCCAAGAATTTGTACCAAACCTGAGTATAATAGACCTGTTGTTCTGCCAGGGACCGGCCACTTCGGACGTGTTATTGGCTGGCCTTCGGGAGTGA
- the gldC gene encoding gliding motility protein GldC, protein MKKSDIHFSVELDSQNIPEKIYWEATDNPNEGLSDTRAIAISLWDHYHNSTLKIDLWTKDMEVIDMKRFMIEIMSGIADTALSATGDQRMADDIEKTCQVLSKRLEEEIKQQKQQQQ, encoded by the coding sequence ATGAAAAAATCAGACATCCACTTTTCGGTTGAATTAGACAGCCAGAATATCCCCGAAAAAATATACTGGGAAGCCACCGATAACCCAAACGAAGGACTTAGCGATACACGGGCCATTGCCATTTCTCTTTGGGATCACTACCACAACAGCACCCTTAAAATTGACCTATGGACCAAGGACATGGAGGTGATTGATATGAAGCGATTTATGATCGAAATCATGAGTGGCATTGCGGATACAGCGTTGAGTGCAACGGGTGATCAGCGCATGGCTGACGACATTGAGAAAACCTGTCAGGTGTTGAGCAAGCGGCTGGAGGAGGAGATTAAGCAGCAAAAACAGCAGCAACAATAG
- a CDS encoding DUF6728 family protein, protein MNKFIDYLKIGPVFAYFLRVFRKPDPNHPTSVNLRMMHGINRISILMFLVAIIIYTVRHCVR, encoded by the coding sequence GTGAACAAATTCATTGATTATTTAAAAATAGGTCCTGTTTTCGCTTACTTTCTTCGTGTATTTCGTAAGCCAGATCCGAACCATCCAACTAGTGTGAACCTACGCATGATGCACGGCATCAATCGTATTTCGATACTCATGTTCCTGGTGGCTATCATTATTTACACCGTTCGTCATTGCGTTCGATGA
- the ispG gene encoding (E)-4-hydroxy-3-methylbut-2-enyl-diphosphate synthase produces the protein MLDSLLSPSLPVVTGTPERPDSAVLYTPSLTQYIRRRTSTVTIGDVPMGSDYPIRVQSMTTVDTMDTKGSVEQAIRMIEAGCEYVRITAPSVKEAQNLENIRKELRVQGYTTPLVADIHFTPNAAELAARIVEKVRINPGNYADRKRFEFIDYTDDAYAAELERIRAKFLPLIRICKEYGTAMRIGTNHGSLSDRILSRYGDTPVGMVESALEFLRICEAENYYNITLSMKSSNPQVMVQAYRLLVQRLDEEGLKPYPLHLGVTEAGEAEDGRIKSALGIGTLLEDGIGDTVRVSLTEEPEREAPVARALIDRYTNRAASSTPIPAITKYPVNPFQYSRRITHEVVNFGGQNVPRVIADFSQIPVADVNVLHPIGHFYLPEPDKWRMNDLGADYIYTGSTPAQFMLPNGLKQILNYAAWQTLSDQVNTFPVLTTEEYMSARAGQVPVQARLNFVRTSLAELSDAFMNTVKNDTTVVLLVSTENAHAMPELRRLVVELMNRDITTPVVVLRNYPDIPEEDLPLYASTDVGGLLIDGLGDGVMLSSASPSVDELKRLNSLSFGILQAARTRITKTEYISCPSCGRTLFDLQETTARIRQRTDHLKGVKIGIMGCIVNGPGEMADADYGYVGIGRDKIALYRGQQVIKKSVPADRAVDELIELIREDSRWLEPSLETV, from the coding sequence ATGCTCGATTCGTTGCTTTCTCCTTCTCTACCAGTCGTAACCGGCACGCCGGAGCGCCCTGATTCCGCAGTTCTCTATACCCCTTCCCTAACTCAGTACATCCGCCGACGGACTAGTACGGTTACGATTGGAGACGTCCCGATGGGCTCCGATTACCCCATTCGTGTACAGTCGATGACGACCGTAGACACGATGGATACGAAAGGGTCAGTGGAGCAGGCGATCCGGATGATTGAAGCGGGTTGCGAATACGTTCGCATTACAGCGCCAAGCGTAAAAGAAGCACAGAATCTGGAAAATATTCGCAAGGAACTCCGGGTCCAAGGCTACACAACACCCCTGGTAGCCGATATTCACTTTACACCCAATGCGGCCGAACTAGCCGCCCGTATTGTCGAAAAAGTCCGGATCAATCCCGGAAACTATGCCGACCGGAAACGCTTCGAATTCATCGATTATACCGACGACGCGTATGCCGCTGAACTGGAGCGGATTCGTGCCAAGTTTCTACCGCTTATCCGTATCTGTAAAGAATATGGAACGGCCATGCGGATCGGTACCAACCATGGCTCTCTTTCCGACCGGATTCTGAGTCGCTATGGCGATACACCCGTTGGCATGGTTGAGTCGGCGCTGGAGTTTCTCCGCATCTGCGAGGCCGAGAATTATTACAACATTACGCTGTCCATGAAGTCGAGCAACCCACAGGTCATGGTACAGGCCTACCGGTTGCTGGTACAACGCCTGGACGAAGAGGGCTTGAAACCGTATCCGTTGCATTTGGGTGTGACCGAAGCGGGCGAAGCCGAAGACGGACGGATCAAATCCGCGCTGGGCATTGGTACACTTCTCGAAGATGGGATTGGCGATACAGTTCGTGTGTCGTTAACCGAAGAACCTGAACGGGAAGCGCCCGTTGCCAGGGCCTTGATCGATCGGTACACGAACCGGGCAGCCAGCAGCACGCCCATTCCGGCCATCACAAAGTATCCAGTCAATCCATTTCAATACAGTCGGCGAATCACGCATGAAGTGGTCAATTTCGGTGGTCAGAATGTACCGCGTGTCATTGCCGATTTTAGTCAGATACCAGTTGCAGATGTCAACGTGCTCCACCCGATCGGCCATTTTTATTTACCCGAACCCGACAAGTGGCGGATGAACGATTTGGGAGCTGATTACATCTATACAGGATCAACGCCCGCTCAATTTATGTTGCCTAATGGGCTGAAACAGATATTGAACTATGCGGCCTGGCAAACCCTTTCTGATCAGGTCAATACATTTCCTGTCTTGACGACTGAGGAGTATATGTCGGCTCGCGCAGGTCAGGTACCTGTACAGGCGCGGCTGAATTTTGTTCGGACATCGTTGGCCGAATTATCCGATGCGTTCATGAATACCGTGAAGAACGATACAACGGTCGTGCTGTTGGTTTCAACCGAGAATGCCCACGCTATGCCAGAGCTGCGTCGGTTAGTTGTCGAGCTGATGAACCGTGATATCACAACGCCCGTTGTTGTTCTGAGGAACTACCCTGACATTCCGGAAGAGGACCTGCCTCTGTACGCGTCTACGGATGTGGGCGGTCTGCTCATTGACGGACTGGGTGATGGCGTTATGCTGTCGAGCGCCAGCCCCTCTGTCGATGAACTGAAACGGCTGAATAGTTTATCCTTCGGTATTTTACAGGCAGCCCGCACACGCATTACCAAAACCGAATATATATCCTGCCCATCCTGTGGCCGAACGTTGTTTGATTTACAGGAAACAACGGCCAGAATACGCCAGCGCACCGATCACCTGAAAGGAGTTAAAATCGGTATCATGGGGTGTATCGTGAACGGGCCGGGTGAAATGGCTGACGCCGACTATGGCTATGTCGGTATTGGCCGTGATAAGATTGCGCTTTACCGGGGACAACAGGTTATCAAGAAATCTGTACCTGCCGACCGTGCCGTTGACGAATTAATTGAGCTCATTCGGGAAGATAGCCGGTGGCTGGAGCCTTCGTTAGAAACTGTATAA